A single genomic interval of Pyrus communis chromosome 7, drPyrComm1.1, whole genome shotgun sequence harbors:
- the LOC137739734 gene encoding 7-deoxyloganetin glucosyltransferase-like → MDSKAAANNKPHAVCIPAPAQSHIKAMLKFSKLLHHRGFHITFVNTEFNHNRFLKSLGSNSLDGLPDFRFETIPDGLPPDSHQDATQDTSLASDAISKNLLPPFRDLLIKLNDAAISINNVSPPVTCIFSDGFMPFTITAADEIGLPLVLFFPISAGSFMGYKQYPTLVEKGIAPLKDESCLTNGFLDKVIDWIPGMKDIRLRDLPANFRTTNPNDSVFNLSLESVERVDKASAVVVHTFETLEPDVLNALSSMLPLVYAIGPLQLLLNHLPKDPLNDMGYSLWREETECFEWLDSKPPNSVVYVNFGSIAVMTPEHLVEFAWGLANSKLPFFWVIRPDLVVGESAILSPEFVAETKDRGLIASWCPQEQVLSHPSVGGFLTHSGWNSVVESLCAGVPLLCWPFFADQQTNTWCACNEWDIGMEISNDVKRVEVENLVRELMEGEKGKKMKIKVMQWKKLAEESTSPNGSSSTNLDNLVNNVLLRNSFE, encoded by the exons ATGGATTCCAAGGCAGCGGCTAACAATAAACCTCATGCTGTTTGTATTCCAGCTCCAGCTCAAAGCCATATAAAGGCAATGCTTAAATTTTCAAAGCTACTCCACCATAGAGGTTTTCATATAACCTTCGTCAACACAGAGTTCAACCACAACCGCTTTCTTAAATCTCTTGGATCCAACTCCCTCGATGGCTTGCCTGATTTTCGATTTGAAACCATTCCAGACGGCCTTCCACCAGACTCCCACCAAGATGCCACCCAAGACACCTCTTTAGCATCCGATGCCATCAGCAAAAACCTTTTGCCTCCGTTTCGAGACCTCCTCATAAAACTCAATGATGCGGCGATTTCGATCAATAATGTTAGTCCTCCAGTGACTTGCATTTTCTCAGATGGTTTCATGCCATTTACAATCACAGCTGCTGACGAAATTGGACTCCCTTTGGTACTCTTCTTTCCTATTTCTGCAGGCAGCTTCATGGGCTATAAACAATACCCTACTTTGGTGGAAAAGGGTATTGCACCACTCAAAG ATGAGAGCTGTTTGACAAACGGCTTCTTGGACAAGGTAATAGATTGGATTCCAGGAATGAAGGATATTCGTTTAAGGGATCTACCGGCAAATTTTCGAACTACAAATCCAAACGACAGCGTGTTCAACCTCAGTTTGGAATCAGTGGAAAGAGTTGATAAAGCTTCAGCAGTTGTTGTTCATACTTTTGAAACATTGGAGCCAGATGTTTTGAATGCTCTCTCCTCAATGCTTCCACTTGTTTATGCCATTGGCCCTCTCCAATTGCTTCTCAATCACTTACCAAAAGATCCTTTGAACGATATGGGATATAGCCTGTGGAGAGAAGAAACTGAGTGCTTTGAATGGCTAGACTCAAAGCCACCAAATTCAGTTGTTTATGTGAATTTTGGCAGCATAGCAGTCATGACACCAGAACATCTTGTAGAGTTTGCATGGGGACTTGCAAATAGCAAGCTTCCATTCTTTTGGGTAATCAGGCCTGATTTGGTTGTTGGTGAATCGGCGATTTTGTCACctgaatttgtggctgaaactAAGGACAGGGGTTTGATAGCAAGTTGGTGCCCGCAGGAGCAAGTCCTTAGCCACCCTTCAGTTGGAGGGTTTTTAACACACAGCGGTTGGAATTCGGTTGTTGAAAGTTTGTGTGCAGGAGTTCCTCTGCTTTGTTGGCCTTTCTTTGCTGACCAACAAACTAACACTTGGTGTGCTTGCAATGAATGGGATATTGGGATGGAGATTAGTAATGATGTCAAAAGAGTAGAAGTAGAGAATCTTGTTAGAGAATTAATGGAGGGAGAAAAGggtaagaaaatgaaaattaaggtCATGCAGTGGAAGAAACTTGCAGAAGAATCCACCAGTCCAAATGGTTCCTCATCCACAAACCTGGACAATTTAGTCAATAATGTGCTATTAAGAAACTCTTTTGAGTAG
- the LOC137739130 gene encoding WD repeat-containing protein LWD1-like produces the protein MGVSRNSDPNQDGSDEQQKRSEIYTYDAPWHIYSMNWSVRRDKKYRLAIASLLEQYPNRVEIVQLDDSNGEIRSDPNLSFEHPYPPTKTIFIPDKECQKPDLLATSSDFLRVWRISGDEDDSDSSSSVELKSLLNGNKNSEFCGPITSFDWNEAEPKRIGTSSIDTTCTIWDIEREAVDTQLIAHDKEVYDIAWGGVGVFASVSADGSVRVFDLRDKEHSTIIYESSEPDTPLVRLGWNKQDPRYMATIIMDSAKVVVLDIRFPTLPVVELQRHQSSVNAIAWAPHSSCHICTAGDDSQALIWDLSSMGQPVEGGLDPILAYTAGAEIEQLQWSSSQPDWVAIAFSTKLQILRV, from the coding sequence ATGGGAGTGAGTAGAAATAGCGACCCGAATCAAGACGGGTCAGATGAGCAGCAGAAACGATCGGAGATCTACACCTACGATGCGCCGTGGCACATCTACTCCATGAACTGGAGCGTCCGTCGGGACAAGAAGTACCGGCTGGCCATCGCCAGCCTCCTCGAGCAGTACCCAAACCGAGTGGAGATTGTGCAGCTGGACGACTCAAACGGGGAGATCCGGTCGGACCCCAACCTGTCCTTCGAGCACCCGTACCCGCCAACCAAGACCATCTTCATCCCGGACAAGGAGTGCCAGAAGCCAGACCTGCTGGCCACCTCCAGCGATTTCCTCCGCGTGTGGCGCATCTCGGGGGATGAGGACGACTCGGACTCCTCGTCGTCTGTGGAGCTCAAGTCCCTCCTCAACGGCAACAAGAACTCCGAGTTCTGCGGGCCCATCACCTCCTTCGACTGGAACGAGGCGGAACCCAAGCGCATCGGCACCTCCTCCATCGACACCACGTGCACCATCTGGGACATCGAGCGCGAGGCCGTGGACACCCAGCTCATCGCCCACGACAAGGAGGTGTACGACATCGCTTGGGGCGGCGTCGGTGTATTCGCCTCCGTCTCGGCGGACGGCTCCGTGAGAGTGTTTGACCTGCGCGACAAGGAGCACTCCACCATCATTTACGAGAGCTCGGAGCCGGACACCCCCTTGGTCCGCCTGGGATGGAACAAGCAGGACCCCAGGTACATGGCCACCATCATCATGGACAGCGCCAAGGTGGTGGTCCTCGACATCCGCTTCCCGACCCTCCCCGTGGTCGAGTTGCAGAGGCACCAGTCCAGCGTCAACGCCATTGCCTGGGCCCCACACAGCTCTTGCCACATCTGCACCGCCGGTGATGACTCCCAGGCCCTCATCTGGGACCTCTCCTCCATGGGGCAGCCAGTGGAGGGCGGCCTTGATCCCATTCTGGCCTACACGGCTGGGGCCGAAATTGAGCAGCTGCAGTGGTCCTCTTCCCAGCCTGATTGGGTTGCAATTGCCTTCTCTACCAAGCTTCAGATACTCAGGGTATGA